The following coding sequences are from one Candidatus Nitrohelix vancouverensis window:
- a CDS encoding NAD-dependent epimerase/dehydratase family protein has product MNILVTGGAGFIGSQIAEAYLKQGFKVVVVDDLSSGKREQVPAGAEFYPMNILDPEIEGLFSRHKIQAVNHHAAQISVNRSVADPMFDANSNIIGALHLLKISVKSKVEKFVFASTGGAIYGNQLQYPADESHRCEPCSPYGIAKHSVEHYLRFFNETHGLHTVALRYSNVFGPRQDPHGEAGVVAIFCKRLLNDQPLLVYGDGEQTRDFVFVKDIVRANQIALQEDCSGIFNVGTGIETTVNHIARSLVQLAGKSVEIEHASARPGEQSRSCIDPGLFSSQFDWRPSVNLEDGLFETYDYFKQTANANR; this is encoded by the coding sequence ATGAATATATTAGTGACCGGAGGGGCCGGTTTCATCGGATCGCAAATCGCAGAAGCCTATCTCAAGCAAGGATTCAAGGTCGTCGTCGTCGACGATTTATCTTCAGGCAAACGCGAACAGGTTCCAGCAGGCGCCGAATTTTACCCCATGAATATTCTGGACCCTGAAATAGAAGGTCTGTTTTCCAGGCATAAAATTCAGGCGGTCAACCACCACGCCGCCCAAATTTCCGTCAATCGTTCCGTCGCCGACCCCATGTTTGACGCTAACTCCAATATTATTGGGGCTTTACATCTATTAAAAATTTCAGTAAAATCTAAAGTCGAAAAATTTGTATTTGCCTCAACGGGCGGGGCAATCTATGGCAATCAACTGCAATACCCCGCAGACGAGTCACATCGTTGCGAACCTTGCAGTCCTTACGGAATTGCCAAGCACAGCGTAGAGCATTATTTAAGATTTTTTAACGAAACTCACGGACTGCATACCGTAGCTTTACGCTACAGCAATGTGTTCGGGCCCAGGCAGGACCCGCACGGAGAAGCGGGCGTAGTCGCTATTTTCTGCAAGCGTTTGTTGAACGATCAACCCTTGCTGGTTTATGGCGACGGCGAGCAAACCCGTGATTTTGTTTTTGTAAAAGATATCGTGCGCGCCAATCAAATCGCGTTGCAGGAAGATTGCTCCGGCATCTTCAACGTCGGTACGGGAATAGAAACGACCGTCAATCATATTGCCAGGTCATTGGTTCAGTTAGCGGGTAAATCAGTAGAAATCGAACACGCTTCAGCGCGTCCGGGCGAACAATCCAGAAGCTGTATCGATCCGGGCCTGTTCAGTTCCCAGTTTGACTGGCGCCCTTCGGTGAATTTGGAGGATGGACTTTTTGAAACTTACGACTATTTTAAACAAACTGCGAACGCAAACCGCTAG
- the folE gene encoding GTP cyclohydrolase I FolE — MKELIEKLLKELGENPQREGLLDTPERVEKSLKFLTSGYSTNIDEVVNGALYTEDYNEMVIVKDIDVFSLCEHHMLPFFGKAHVAYIPKGQIIGLSKVPRIVDTFSRRLQVQERLTTQIGDCLNEILKPQGVAVVIEAMHLCMAMRGVEKQNSFTTSSSMLGCFRDDARTRSEFLSLIRSRNNS; from the coding sequence ATGAAAGAGTTGATTGAAAAACTGCTCAAGGAGTTGGGGGAAAACCCCCAGCGAGAGGGCTTGTTAGACACCCCTGAACGCGTCGAAAAATCCTTGAAATTTTTGACCAGCGGTTACTCGACCAATATTGATGAAGTGGTCAACGGCGCGCTCTATACGGAAGACTACAATGAAATGGTGATCGTCAAGGACATCGACGTATTCAGCCTTTGCGAACACCACATGCTTCCTTTCTTCGGTAAAGCCCATGTCGCCTATATTCCCAAAGGACAGATCATCGGTCTCAGCAAAGTGCCTCGCATCGTCGACACCTTTTCGCGACGCCTGCAAGTGCAGGAACGTTTGACCACGCAGATCGGAGATTGTCTGAACGAAATTTTAAAACCGCAAGGCGTCGCCGTTGTCATCGAAGCGATGCATCTGTGCATGGCCATGCGCGGGGTTGAAAAACAAAATTCATTCACCACCAGCAGTTCCATGCTAGGATGCTTCAGAGACGACGCCCGCACTCGAAGCGAATTCCTGAGCTTGATTCGCTCCAGAAATAACTCCTAA
- a CDS encoding HIT domain-containing protein has translation MKQLWAPWRMEYIADNQTKGCIFCELPQSGEDEKNFILYRGDACFVIMNIFPYNSGHLMVSPYAHKNCVTLLTPAEKREIDYLVDKCVEISREINAPDGFNIGMNLGKAGGAGFEEHIHTHIVPRWIGDTNFMPVLSETKVHPEHLKATYAKLVPHFKKVAPFAS, from the coding sequence ATGAAACAATTGTGGGCGCCCTGGAGAATGGAATACATCGCAGACAACCAGACCAAAGGTTGCATCTTCTGCGAATTGCCGCAATCCGGCGAAGACGAAAAAAACTTTATCCTGTACCGCGGCGACGCCTGTTTTGTGATCATGAATATCTTCCCATACAACTCCGGTCACCTGATGGTTTCGCCCTACGCCCATAAAAACTGCGTCACCCTGTTGACCCCTGCCGAGAAGCGGGAAATCGATTACCTCGTCGACAAATGCGTCGAAATCAGCAGAGAGATCAACGCCCCGGACGGATTCAATATCGGAATGAATCTGGGCAAGGCAGGCGGCGCTGGATTTGAAGAACACATCCACACCCATATCGTCCCGCGCTGGATCGGGGACACCAATTTCATGCCCGTTCTGAGCGAGACCAAGGTCCACCCGGAACACTTGAAAGCTACCTACGCCAAGCTGGTCCCCCATTTCAAAAAAGTCGCACCCTTCGCATCCTGA
- a CDS encoding DUF4390 domain-containing protein — translation MKLTTILNKLRTQTASLRQAVLLSVCLALALPQGAWAASPTLVNVGVAAKGNHITVSAVLTDSFPEEVLSAIESGVPMTFTFNIELRKDVALWADSLVGSNTVHHTVQYDSLKKVYRFTETGENITRKLMTRKRERYQKMMAMLDDIPLAPLYRLNPNDKYYIRVKADLHIDRFWFPFNYLLFFVPFNEMETTWARSSLLSLDPELEETQEAFNPASAKSNARPPGALKHVIKTFNQ, via the coding sequence TTGAAACTTACGACTATTTTAAACAAACTGCGAACGCAAACCGCTAGCCTCCGCCAGGCGGTTCTCTTATCGGTTTGTTTGGCGTTGGCCCTGCCGCAGGGAGCTTGGGCCGCATCTCCAACGCTCGTCAACGTGGGCGTCGCCGCGAAAGGCAACCACATCACCGTCAGCGCTGTGTTGACAGACAGCTTTCCCGAAGAAGTGCTCAGCGCCATTGAATCCGGCGTGCCCATGACCTTCACCTTCAATATCGAACTTCGCAAAGACGTTGCGCTCTGGGCCGACAGTCTGGTCGGATCCAATACCGTCCATCACACGGTTCAATACGATTCTCTCAAAAAGGTATACCGCTTCACTGAAACGGGAGAGAACATCACGCGAAAACTCATGACCCGCAAACGCGAACGCTATCAGAAAATGATGGCGATGCTGGACGATATTCCGCTCGCCCCGCTCTATCGCCTGAATCCCAACGATAAATACTACATTCGGGTCAAAGCCGATCTGCATATCGACCGGTTCTGGTTTCCTTTCAACTATTTGCTATTTTTCGTTCCCTTCAATGAAATGGAAACGACCTGGGCGAGATCGTCCCTCCTGTCCCTTGACCCGGAACTGGAAGAAACTCAGGAAGCGTTCAATCCAGCAAGCGCCAAGAGCAATGCACGACCGCCGGGGGCGCTAAAACATGTCATCAAAACTTTCAACCAGTAA
- a CDS encoding zinc ribbon domain-containing protein, translated as MPVYEYLCEKCKKTTEALQKVDDPPLETCESCGGKLNKSFNSMNFHLYGPGFYTTDNKKKYLK; from the coding sequence ATGCCAGTTTACGAGTACCTTTGCGAAAAATGCAAGAAGACCACGGAAGCCCTGCAAAAAGTCGATGATCCACCGCTTGAAACCTGCGAATCCTGCGGAGGCAAACTCAACAAATCCTTCAATAGCATGAATTTCCACTTGTACGGTCCGGGCTTTTACACAACGGACAACAAGAAAAAATACCTGAAATAA
- a CDS encoding pyruvate ferredoxin oxidoreductase: MYYIAQVNKEICSAKNCHLCTTYCPEANCINYSEQDKSAYVSVDRCKACEICVYICDEIAKNNAIEMKWIDDLEEGFVIKRTGLVLR; encoded by the coding sequence ATGTACTATATTGCTCAGGTGAACAAAGAGATTTGTTCAGCTAAAAATTGTCACCTCTGCACCACTTACTGTCCAGAGGCCAATTGCATCAATTACAGTGAGCAGGATAAATCTGCATATGTATCGGTAGATCGTTGTAAAGCCTGTGAAATTTGCGTTTACATCTGTGATGAAATTGCAAAAAACAACGCCATTGAAATGAAGTGGATTGACGACCTTGAAGAAGGCTTCGTCATCAAACGCACTGGCCTTGTATTAAGATAA
- the ybeY gene encoding rRNA maturation RNase YbeY, whose protein sequence is MEILISDEQNICKIDCEQIKSQLSEVLSALELDDCELSLLLTDDPHIQQLNRDFRNIDSATDVLSFPQYDESDDETERYLLGDVAVSLETAQRQAPEHALELNEEVILLIIHGILHLLGYDHERSVEEEETMRNKTRELFQRVFPGKQPSLNCGY, encoded by the coding sequence ATGGAAATTCTCATCAGCGACGAGCAAAACATTTGTAAAATTGACTGCGAACAAATAAAATCACAATTGAGCGAGGTTTTGAGCGCGCTGGAACTCGACGATTGCGAGCTGAGCCTGCTCCTGACCGATGACCCTCACATTCAACAACTGAACCGGGATTTCAGAAATATCGATTCCGCCACCGACGTCCTTTCGTTTCCTCAGTACGACGAATCCGACGACGAAACGGAAAGGTATTTGCTCGGCGACGTTGCGGTCTCGCTGGAGACCGCGCAACGACAGGCGCCCGAACACGCGCTGGAACTGAATGAAGAAGTCATCCTTCTCATCATTCACGGGATTCTACATTTACTCGGCTACGATCACGAACGGTCCGTCGAAGAAGAAGAGACCATGAGAAACAAAACACGTGAACTTTTTCAACGGGTCTTCCCCGGAAAACAACCGTCGCTGAATTGCGGCTACTAG
- the mutS gene encoding DNA mismatch repair protein MutS codes for MDKASAKVEADTPMMTQYHAIKKGHPDSILFYRMGDFYEMFNEDAQIASKILQIALTARNKTRPNPTPMCGIPFHSANAYISKLIQAGRNVAICEQVEDPKQAKGLVKREVVRIVTPGTFLDDSNLDPKAPHNLAAVASEPDGFGLAILDMSTGAFKTSEFTGASAETLLIDELEKHDPREVVLPRSRIDNNAERWAEPYAACMQGEEDWAFTRSDAYQRLTEHFHSNSLEGFGCEHFPKAICAAGGLLRYLQETQKNALPHVRALSTYNPSQYMLLDQCTIRSLELVQSSEGSRKRSLLDALDQSQTPMGARRIREWILKPLIEASAIQERLDRVASFHADPLLRSEIRQSLKNIYDLERLLGRLSLTTGSPRDLISLKLSLAEFPKLQSALQEFSKESWSDWTERWDNLSDLREQIERYIEDDPAPTLKDGGVIKKGCDEALDRLKGIKAEARTWIAALENQEKERTGISVLKVGYNKIYGYYIEITKKNLDRVPAEYIRKQSLVNAERFISPELKKFEEEISGAEEKIVALETELFQKIKSEVVGHGNRVQSMAETISEIDALCSFAENASLYNYCRPELVDSPLLHVENGRHPLIERLDPTHHFIPNDIHLDGADKQMMIITGPNMAGKSTYLRQVALMSLMMQIGSFVPADSARLGVVDRIFSRVGAQDHLQKGQSTFMVEMNETANILNNASDHSLIILDEIGRGTSTFDGISIAWAIVEYLHKGERPLGPKTLFATHYHELTELASELDGVHNYNVLVKEWNDEIIFLRKIAAGGADKSYGIQVARLAGLPIDVLERAREVLYNLESGEYDESGAPTIGRSDNKPLDSNPKQMGLFSAPPHPALSRLESLRPDELTPRQALDALYELSQLLRKNTP; via the coding sequence ATGGACAAGGCCTCTGCAAAAGTCGAAGCAGACACCCCCATGATGACGCAGTACCATGCCATAAAAAAGGGACATCCCGATTCCATCCTCTTTTACCGGATGGGAGACTTCTATGAAATGTTCAACGAAGACGCGCAAATCGCCTCCAAGATTCTGCAAATTGCACTGACCGCCCGCAACAAGACTCGTCCCAATCCAACACCCATGTGCGGCATTCCCTTTCATTCCGCCAACGCCTATATTTCGAAACTCATTCAGGCGGGTCGAAATGTCGCCATCTGCGAGCAGGTCGAAGATCCCAAACAGGCCAAGGGACTGGTCAAGCGTGAAGTCGTACGCATCGTCACCCCCGGAACTTTTTTAGACGATTCAAACCTCGACCCCAAAGCGCCGCACAATCTGGCGGCCGTCGCCTCCGAACCCGACGGCTTTGGACTGGCGATACTCGACATGTCCACCGGCGCCTTTAAAACCTCGGAATTCACCGGCGCGTCGGCGGAAACGCTGTTGATCGACGAATTGGAAAAACACGACCCGCGCGAAGTGGTGCTGCCCCGATCGCGCATCGACAACAACGCCGAGCGCTGGGCCGAACCTTACGCCGCCTGCATGCAGGGCGAAGAGGACTGGGCCTTCACCCGAAGCGACGCCTACCAGCGCCTGACCGAACATTTCCATTCCAATTCGCTCGAAGGCTTCGGTTGCGAACATTTCCCAAAAGCGATCTGCGCCGCCGGAGGGCTTCTGCGTTACCTGCAGGAAACGCAGAAAAACGCCCTGCCCCACGTTCGCGCCCTGTCGACCTACAATCCCAGCCAGTACATGCTGTTGGACCAATGCACGATACGCAGTCTGGAGCTGGTTCAATCCAGCGAAGGTTCGCGCAAGCGATCCCTGCTCGACGCTCTCGATCAAAGCCAGACGCCCATGGGCGCGCGCAGGATTCGCGAATGGATTCTCAAGCCGCTGATCGAAGCGAGCGCCATACAGGAGCGCCTCGACCGCGTCGCCAGCTTCCACGCCGATCCCCTGCTCCGTTCGGAGATTCGGCAGTCCTTGAAAAACATCTACGACCTCGAACGCCTGCTGGGACGACTGTCTTTGACCACAGGAAGCCCGCGCGATCTGATTTCCCTGAAATTGTCTCTCGCTGAATTTCCCAAACTGCAAAGCGCCCTGCAGGAGTTTTCCAAGGAGTCCTGGAGCGACTGGACCGAACGCTGGGACAACCTGTCCGATCTGCGCGAGCAAATCGAACGATACATTGAAGACGACCCCGCCCCCACTTTGAAAGACGGCGGCGTCATCAAAAAAGGTTGCGACGAAGCCCTGGATCGTTTGAAAGGCATCAAGGCCGAAGCCAGAACCTGGATCGCGGCGCTCGAAAACCAGGAGAAAGAAAGAACCGGCATCTCCGTCCTTAAAGTGGGCTATAACAAAATCTACGGCTATTACATCGAAATCACCAAAAAGAATCTCGACCGCGTTCCGGCGGAATACATTCGCAAGCAATCGCTGGTCAACGCCGAGCGCTTCATCTCCCCTGAGTTGAAAAAGTTTGAAGAAGAAATCAGCGGCGCCGAAGAAAAAATCGTCGCTCTGGAAACCGAACTGTTTCAAAAAATCAAAAGCGAAGTCGTGGGTCACGGAAATCGCGTCCAGAGCATGGCGGAAACGATCAGCGAAATAGACGCGCTGTGTTCGTTTGCAGAGAACGCCTCCCTGTACAATTATTGCCGCCCCGAACTGGTCGATTCGCCCCTCCTTCATGTGGAAAATGGTCGCCACCCATTGATCGAACGCCTCGACCCCACGCATCATTTCATTCCAAACGACATCCATCTCGACGGCGCCGACAAACAAATGATGATCATCACCGGCCCCAATATGGCAGGCAAGTCCACCTATTTGAGACAGGTCGCGCTCATGTCTTTGATGATGCAAATCGGCAGTTTTGTTCCCGCCGATTCCGCCCGTCTCGGCGTGGTCGACCGCATCTTTTCGCGGGTGGGCGCGCAGGATCATTTGCAAAAAGGCCAGTCCACCTTCATGGTCGAAATGAATGAAACCGCCAATATCCTGAACAACGCCAGCGACCACAGTCTCATCATTCTCGATGAAATCGGTCGCGGCACCAGCACCTTTGACGGCATCAGCATCGCATGGGCGATCGTCGAATACCTGCACAAGGGCGAACGCCCTCTTGGCCCCAAGACCCTGTTCGCCACGCATTACCACGAGCTGACCGAACTCGCATCCGAACTCGACGGCGTGCACAACTACAACGTCCTCGTCAAAGAGTGGAACGATGAAATTATTTTCCTGCGTAAAATAGCCGCCGGGGGCGCCGACAAGAGTTACGGCATTCAGGTTGCCCGTCTTGCCGGACTGCCCATCGACGTTCTTGAACGAGCGCGGGAAGTCCTCTATAATCTGGAAAGCGGCGAGTACGACGAATCGGGAGCGCCCACCATAGGGCGGTCGGACAACAAACCGCTCGATTCCAACCCGAAACAAATGGGTCTGTTCAGCGCGCCTCCGCATCCCGCTCTGAGCCGTCTCGAATCCCTGCGCCCCGACGAACTGACGCCGCGACAGGCCCTGGACGCGCTCTACGAACTCAGTCAGCTTCTCAGAAAGAACACGCCATGA
- a CDS encoding PhoH family protein: protein MNTPATELELDRPEFIPEIFGSHDANLKLIEKKFNVRITTRGNQLSIHGEPEASKQTARLLLQLQKLVEEGISLRNGDVKFAIRLAYDEPETNLLSIFSERIHISKERGFISAKGSAQKRLIRAVKSSDIVMAIGPAGTGKTYLAVALAVEGLLRRQFKKIMLVRPAVEAGEKLGYLPGDLIEKINPYLMPLYDALNDMLEAPKVRELLGEGVIEIAPLAYMRGRTLNDSFIILDEAQNSTRQQMKMFLTRLGFRSKMVVTGDVTQVDLPRQEDSGLLHVRRLLNEVEGIEFVDFTEKDVVRHELVRKIIKAYESNPSAE from the coding sequence TTGAACACCCCGGCCACAGAACTGGAACTGGATCGCCCCGAATTTATCCCCGAAATATTTGGATCGCACGACGCTAATCTCAAGCTCATAGAGAAAAAGTTCAACGTCCGCATCACCACGCGGGGCAATCAGCTCTCCATCCACGGCGAGCCGGAAGCTTCAAAGCAAACCGCCCGCCTCCTCCTCCAATTGCAAAAACTGGTGGAAGAGGGAATTTCCCTGCGTAACGGCGACGTCAAATTCGCCATTCGTCTGGCCTATGACGAGCCAGAAACCAATCTGCTGTCCATTTTCTCCGAGCGCATTCATATTTCCAAGGAACGCGGATTCATCAGCGCCAAGGGAAGCGCTCAGAAGCGCCTGATTCGGGCTGTGAAGTCTTCCGACATAGTCATGGCCATCGGCCCGGCCGGCACCGGGAAAACCTATCTGGCGGTCGCTCTGGCGGTTGAAGGCCTGCTTCGACGACAGTTTAAAAAAATAATGCTGGTTCGCCCCGCTGTTGAAGCTGGTGAAAAACTCGGCTACCTGCCCGGCGACCTGATCGAAAAAATCAATCCCTATCTCATGCCCTTGTACGACGCGCTGAACGACATGCTCGAAGCGCCCAAGGTGCGCGAGTTGCTCGGCGAAGGCGTCATCGAAATCGCGCCGCTGGCTTATATGCGGGGCCGCACTCTGAACGACTCATTCATCATTCTGGATGAAGCCCAGAATTCCACACGCCAGCAAATGAAGATGTTTCTGACCCGTCTCGGCTTCCGTTCCAAGATGGTCGTGACAGGCGACGTCACCCAGGTCGACCTGCCCCGGCAGGAAGATTCGGGACTCTTACACGTTCGCCGACTGTTGAACGAGGTCGAAGGCATCGAGTTCGTGGATTTCACGGAAAAAGACGTGGTGCGTCACGAGCTGGTTCGCAAGATCATCAAGGCTTATGAATCCAACCCCTCAGCGGAATAA
- the ndk gene encoding nucleoside-diphosphate kinase, translating into MEKTFAIIKPDAVERNLIGKILDRIESNSFRVVAMKRAQLTKEQAQGFYAVHKERPFFDDLTTFMSSGPVVLLVLEKENAITGWRDLMGATNPKDAAEGTIRKEFAIDIERNSSHGSDSPETAQFEISYFFSQLEIVS; encoded by the coding sequence ATGGAAAAAACTTTTGCCATCATTAAACCAGACGCCGTAGAAAGAAATCTGATCGGAAAAATTCTGGATCGTATTGAATCCAATAGCTTCAGAGTGGTTGCGATGAAGCGCGCCCAGCTCACCAAAGAGCAAGCGCAGGGCTTTTATGCCGTGCATAAAGAGCGCCCCTTCTTTGACGACCTCACCACCTTCATGAGCTCTGGCCCCGTTGTATTACTGGTCCTGGAAAAAGAAAATGCCATCACCGGCTGGCGCGACCTCATGGGAGCAACCAACCCGAAAGACGCCGCCGAAGGAACGATTCGCAAAGAATTCGCCATCGACATCGAAAGAAATTCATCGCACGGCTCCGATTCCCCCGAAACGGCCCAATTCGAAATCTCTTATTTCTTCAGTCAATTGGAGATCGTCTCCTGA
- a CDS encoding 6-carboxytetrahydropterin synthase: MIYITRKLEFCASHRLYNPTFSDEKNAAVFGLCNNPNGHGHNYTLEVTICGEVDPKTGMVLDLKELKRIINQEIVDKVDHRNLNVDVDFLQGVIPTAENLAIHFWNILEDKISNGKLHQLKLFESDRNFVVYKGIVHERVD, translated from the coding sequence ATGATTTATATCACCCGCAAACTAGAGTTCTGCGCCAGTCATCGCTTGTACAACCCCACTTTCTCCGACGAGAAAAACGCCGCCGTGTTTGGGCTTTGCAACAATCCCAACGGTCACGGGCATAATTACACCCTCGAAGTGACCATCTGCGGCGAAGTCGACCCGAAAACCGGCATGGTGCTTGACTTGAAAGAGCTCAAACGAATTATCAATCAGGAGATCGTCGATAAAGTCGACCACCGCAACCTCAATGTGGACGTTGATTTTCTCCAGGGCGTGATCCCGACGGCAGAAAACCTGGCCATCCACTTCTGGAATATTCTCGAAGATAAAATTAGTAATGGCAAATTGCACCAACTGAAATTGTTCGAATCCGACAGAAATTTTGTCGTTTACAAAGGAATTGTTCATGAAAGAGTTGATTGA
- a CDS encoding HAMP domain-containing protein, which produces MSSKLSTSNSPTLEEPASKRRRARRTLLIILALLTGLTTLEIYFLQKDVNAPISNNIAVLALFNIILILLFLMIVLIVRNLVKLYNERKSKTLGSRFRTKLIIAFLVLALVPSTLLFFVASKLFSYSVGSWFNIQVEETLHASMEIAREHYSYLEKNALSKTRKIERFINTNRLYPIEKRNELHSLIAQKMSEYDLGAIVVFDSAPKIVDSEIHSSLSSSKIIAQLKDIILNFGKEDSNLEFQSTTLGNYLAIALPLTQQGENGLRTWGYIVTLSPFSRAAHSKISSIQNTYEDYKRQSFLKLPVTANYYTTFLMITLLILFSAIWLGIYIARGITVPIQQLAEGTRKIAEGDLNFKIDVQVTDEIGILVESFNNMTDELNESREKVEQINEELKAGNIELESRRSYIASILENIGAGVVSIDKRGRITTFNKAAEQILKVSMQEVLGTRYKETLSPAFRLPVRKMIKAMNGQQKEFWEEQVDLRVGENSLSLLVNIQALKNPGWQYMGIVIVFEDLTQMIKSQKIAAWKEVAQGIAHEIKNPLTPIQLNTQRLRKKFYEDKKGFNEVFEESISIIAQEVEGMKELLNEFLRFSRMPTPQPKPTSLHKLIEDVAAMYSGHERLVKFRKNFDPNITLMQLDAEQMRRVFINLFDNALDAVDEDGEIHITTRMTRKPDKVRIEFSDNGGGIAPQDRDKLFIPHFTTKNRGTGLGLAIVNRIIADHNGIIQVQDNHPKGTLFLIELPMVVTVKASAANESAFSKTTSLPF; this is translated from the coding sequence ATGTCATCAAAACTTTCAACCAGTAACAGCCCCACTTTAGAAGAGCCTGCGAGTAAGAGAAGACGGGCTCGTCGCACTCTCCTCATCATTCTTGCTCTGCTGACCGGCCTGACGACGCTGGAGATTTACTTTCTCCAGAAAGACGTCAATGCGCCGATATCCAACAACATCGCAGTTCTGGCGCTGTTCAATATCATCCTGATTCTGTTGTTCCTGATGATCGTTCTGATCGTCCGTAATCTGGTCAAGCTATATAACGAGCGCAAGAGTAAAACGCTGGGTTCGCGCTTTCGCACCAAGCTCATCATCGCGTTTCTGGTGCTCGCTCTGGTTCCCTCCACCCTGCTCTTTTTTGTCGCGAGCAAGTTGTTCAGCTACAGCGTTGGTAGCTGGTTCAACATTCAGGTTGAAGAAACTCTGCACGCATCCATGGAAATTGCCAGGGAGCATTATTCGTATCTGGAAAAAAACGCTCTCTCCAAAACCAGAAAAATCGAGAGGTTCATCAATACGAACCGACTCTACCCCATAGAAAAACGCAACGAACTGCATTCGTTGATCGCTCAGAAAATGAGCGAGTACGACCTCGGCGCGATCGTCGTCTTTGACAGCGCTCCCAAAATTGTGGACTCGGAGATTCACTCATCGTTATCCTCCTCCAAGATCATCGCTCAGTTGAAAGACATCATCCTGAATTTTGGCAAAGAGGATTCCAATCTGGAGTTCCAGTCCACCACCTTGGGAAACTATCTGGCCATCGCCCTGCCCTTGACCCAGCAAGGCGAAAACGGCTTGAGAACCTGGGGTTATATCGTCACACTCAGTCCATTTTCAAGAGCGGCTCATTCAAAAATCTCCTCCATTCAAAATACCTACGAGGATTACAAAAGACAAAGTTTCCTGAAATTGCCGGTCACCGCTAATTACTACACCACCTTTCTGATGATCACTCTGCTGATCCTGTTTTCCGCGATTTGGCTGGGGATTTATATTGCCAGGGGCATCACCGTTCCGATCCAGCAGTTGGCGGAAGGCACAAGAAAAATTGCGGAAGGCGATTTGAATTTCAAGATCGACGTTCAGGTCACCGATGAAATCGGCATTCTTGTGGAATCGTTCAATAACATGACCGATGAATTGAATGAAAGTCGCGAAAAAGTCGAACAGATCAACGAAGAACTCAAGGCCGGAAACATCGAACTGGAAAGTCGGCGATCTTACATCGCATCCATCCTCGAGAACATCGGCGCGGGCGTCGTCTCTATCGACAAACGCGGACGCATCACGACCTTCAATAAAGCCGCCGAACAAATTTTAAAAGTCTCCATGCAAGAGGTTCTTGGTACGCGCTACAAGGAAACCCTATCGCCCGCTTTTCGCCTGCCTGTACGCAAGATGATCAAGGCGATGAACGGGCAACAAAAAGAATTCTGGGAAGAGCAGGTCGATCTCCGCGTTGGCGAAAATTCCCTATCTCTTCTGGTCAACATTCAAGCGCTGAAAAACCCGGGCTGGCAGTACATGGGCATCGTCATCGTATTCGAAGATCTAACGCAGATGATCAAGTCGCAGAAAATTGCCGCATGGAAAGAGGTGGCGCAAGGAATCGCGCACGAGATCAAAAATCCGCTCACCCCGATTCAACTGAACACGCAACGCCTGCGAAAGAAGTTTTACGAGGACAAAAAGGGATTCAACGAAGTGTTTGAAGAGAGCATCTCCATCATCGCGCAGGAGGTCGAGGGAATGAAAGAACTGTTGAACGAGTTCCTGCGTTTTTCGCGGATGCCAACGCCCCAACCCAAGCCGACGTCCTTGCACAAGCTCATCGAAGACGTCGCCGCCATGTACTCGGGTCACGAACGTCTCGTTAAATTCAGAAAAAACTTTGATCCCAACATCACACTGATGCAACTCGATGCGGAACAAATGCGAAGGGTGTTCATCAACCTGTTCGACAATGCTCTGGACGCCGTCGACGAGGATGGAGAAATCCATATCACCACCCGCATGACGCGCAAACCCGATAAGGTTCGTATTGAATTTTCAGACAACGGCGGCGGCATCGCGCCTCAAGATCGGGATAAATTATTCATCCCTCATTTCACGACTAAAAACAGAGGAACCGGATTGGGCCTGGCGATTGTGAACCGCATCATCGCCGACCACAATGGAATCATTCAGGTTCAGGACAATCACCCCAAGGGGACCTTGTTTCTCATCGAACTGCCCATGGTGGTAACGGTAAAAGCAAGCGCTGCGAACGAGAGCGCTTTTTCAAAAACCACATCCTTGCCGTTTTGA